The Winogradskyella schleiferi genome has a window encoding:
- a CDS encoding LytR/AlgR family response regulator transcription factor translates to MLKAVIVDDEPKAIQSLIWELSNFSQEIEVMASFSNPDDALKFLNSNTPDCLFLDVQMPTIGGFQFLEQLNNTDFAVVITTAYDEYAIKALKHEAIDYLLKPIDSDDLKDSIAKIKKFSERTVNSQKLERMLTNFNSQFDKKKITINTDGKLLFLDVDDIVYIESDGNYSTLFLQNHKKIVVTKKLKEVDAILPEHYFFRIHNSYIINLNKIKAFIKNEGYVIMDSDQKIPVARQRKSDFLEKL, encoded by the coding sequence ATGTTAAAAGCAGTAATTGTTGACGATGAGCCAAAAGCCATCCAAAGTCTCATTTGGGAGCTTAGCAATTTTAGTCAAGAAATAGAAGTAATGGCTTCATTTTCCAACCCAGATGATGCTTTAAAATTTCTAAATTCCAATACACCAGATTGCCTGTTCTTGGATGTTCAAATGCCAACCATTGGCGGTTTTCAATTTTTAGAGCAATTAAATAACACTGATTTTGCAGTTGTAATTACGACTGCTTATGATGAGTATGCCATTAAAGCCCTAAAACACGAAGCCATAGATTATCTCTTAAAGCCTATAGATTCAGACGATTTAAAGGATAGTATAGCTAAAATTAAGAAATTCAGTGAACGTACGGTTAACTCACAGAAACTGGAACGCATGCTTACCAACTTTAATTCGCAATTCGACAAAAAGAAGATTACCATTAATACTGATGGAAAGCTACTTTTCCTTGATGTAGACGATATTGTCTATATTGAATCTGATGGGAATTACAGCACACTCTTTTTACAAAATCATAAAAAAATTGTTGTGACCAAAAAATTGAAAGAAGTTGATGCCATTTTACCCGAGCATTACTTTTTTAGAATTCATAATTCGTATATCATAAATCTTAATAAAATAAAAGCCTTCATAAAAAACGAAGGATATGTTATTATGGATAGCGATCAAAAAATCCCAGTCGCAAGGCAACGTAAATCAGATTTTTTAGAAAAATTATAG